The Toxoplasma gondii ME49 chromosome III, whole genome shotgun sequence genome includes a window with the following:
- a CDS encoding hypothetical protein (encoded by transcript TGME49_252260), with translation MQSATKAGVNQPSGRSKGRCIDSPMVYLRHLKDVEYVIEKLRANRTRFLVAAACRRQRQLGSFASRQAVSPSNRIGSFSLSTPQLLDSESPEGGASPEDRLGGAYTDICAYVHASLQQDVQNNGELQEAFPGCLKKRDESSPLAPYGVVRHGSGWMTVTQESLQTSAITNRGDDLDTYLAELLVPLLHDGLVALCRVVELLIADASKKRLGTEYHKRFNPLCWLGQYLLRHHPAHPPRMHQPANAEDAYGELGTSPAADGTRGVRLQQRLNCAFAPFYQLVKDIVDDERARRDFLLREEEVQHVFEAYRQEKAHRAHYEEGGGGRAAENQCEDTSRNSDAVLRGDDVKPLSKCQLQSDPNQDGIMCLTLEDCLLPDTFKDGSAGHKRRSHAYCRIRVENIEEVLDRLDTFWELGGRMVQQFQENSPRFFATKDAAIISYLLPQQQAELVIEDANDVQVGEFWLFLKNYTEVQTWIRRELFNKRRQEMQLQPESNVRRALVEGLKQRNMIVVEKENDGDKDQDAGFSSCMLE, from the coding sequence ATGCAGTCGGCAACCAAAGCTGGCGTCAACCAGCCTTCGGGAAGGTCGAAAGGGAGGTGCATTGATTCCCCGATGGTTTACTTGAGGCACCTGAAAGATGTGGAATATGTCATAGAGAAACTTCGAGCGAATCGCACGCGTTTTCTCGTCGCAGCCGCATGTCGTAGACAGCGTCAGTTGGGTAGCTTTGCCTCCCGACAAGCCGTGTCTCCGTCCAACAGAATTGGgagcttctcgctctcgacgCCCCAGCTTCTAGACAGTGAGTCCCCCGAGGGCGGAGCAAGTCCGGAAGACCGACTGGGTGGAGCCTACACGGATATATGCGCGTACGTTCACGCATCTCTTCAACAAGATGTCCAGAACAACGGAGAATTGCAAGAAGCTTTTCCTGGATGCCTTAAGAAACGCGACGAATCAAGTCCGCTAGCTCCCTACGGTGTAGTCCGACACGGGTCTGGGTGGATGACAGTCACGCAGGAGTCGCTGCAAACTTCCGCAATTACGAATCGTGGTGACGACTTGGACACGTATTTAGCAGAGCTTCTCGTGCCCCTCCTTCATGACGGTTTGGTGGCCCTGTGTAGGGTTGTCGAACTGCTGATCGCCGATGCGAGCAAAAAGAGACTAGGAACAGAATACCACAAGCGCTTCAACCCCCTCTGCTGGTTAGGACAGTACCTTCTGCGGCACCACCCAGCACATCCCCCCCGGATGCATCAACCAGCAAACGCAGAGGACGCATATGGAGAACTCGGAACCTCTCCAGCAGCGGACGGCACGCGAGGTGTCCGTCTTCAGCAGAGGCTGAACTGTGCATTCGCACCCTTCTACCAGCTTGTGAAAGATATTGTAGATGACGAACGGGCGCGGCGcgacttccttctccgcgAAGAGGAAGTCCAGCACGTGTTTGAGGCGTATCGTCAGGAAAAAGCCCATCGCGCACACTatgaagaaggcggcggGGGCCGAGCTGCAGAAAATCAGTGTGAAGACACCAGCAGAAACAGCGACGCAGTGCTACGCGGTGATGATGTGAAACCGCTGTCGAAATGCCAGCTGCAGTCGGATCCGAACCAGGATGGAATTATGTGTCTCACGTTGGAGGACTGCTTGCTACCTGACACTTTCAAGGACGGCTCGGCTGGCCATAAACGTCGAAGCCACGCGTATTGTCGGATTAGGGTCGAAAACATTGAAGAAGTACTTGATCGTCTTGACACATTCTGGGAACTCGGGGGGCGCATGGTACAGCAGTTCCAGGAGAACTCGCCTCGCTTCTTTGCGACAAAAGACGCCGCCATAATTTCTTACCTCCTACCCCAGCAACAGGCCGAGTTAGTTATCGAGGATGCCAACGACGTCCAGGTTGGAGAGTTTTGGCTCTTCCTAAAAAACTACACCGAGGTGCAGACGTGGATCAGACGAGAACTCTTCAACAAACGCAGACAGGAGATGCAGCTACAACCAGAGTCCAATGTACGGCGTGCTCTTGTAGAGGGCCTCAAGCAACGAAACATGATTGTtgtggaaaaggaaaacgatgGTGACAAAGATCAAGACGCTGGATTTTCTTCGTGTATGCTTGAGTGA